The Arcobacter roscoffensis genome segment GTTAATTTAAGGTTACTTTTAATTAACAAGCTATTAACTCTTGATTAATTACTAAGGGATACAATACAATCACTTAAAATATCTGGCTTTGATATTTCAATTTTTAGATTATTAATTTTATACAGTTTGTATAGCTTTCCCTCCATGTAGGCGATTGCTTCTTCTAGTAGTTCAAATTTTTTCTTTTTCATTTGTTTTTTTATAAAGTCTGAAACTTCACTATAATCTATGAAATAATCTTTTTTATAAATGTAGTTAAATGATACATTTATAATAACTTTTTGTTTTTCTTTTCTTTCAAAGGGAAGTATTCCAATGATACATTTGAATGTTAGTTCTTTTATGTTTATTCTTAGATTTTGTTTCATATTGTTTATGTCCTTATGATTTATTGTAGTAGAAAATTTAGATTTATTTTTTGATTAAGAGGAGATAGGGGAAGAGCTATCTATAGTAGATAACTCTCTTTTCATTGGGAAAAAAAACTTATGTTAGATAACTTTTTTTTCCTCTCCCTTGATAATTCTTACTATATTTGGGATATGTTTATAGTAGATAATAAATGCTATTAGATACATAGGAGCATTTGAGCCTATGTCTAAGCCATCATTCATAAGTGTAGCACTTACTATTACAGCTGTTAATCCTAAAAGTGAAGATAGTGATGAAATTTTTAGAACTTTTGCAGCTATTATCCACGTCAGAGCTCCTATTAAAGTTGCAACTGGTACTAAAGCTATATATACACCAAGTCCAGTAGCAACTCCTTTACCACCTTCAAGTCCTAGGTATATAGAATAACAGTGACCTAAAACTGCTAAAACAGCAATCATCCATAAAGTTTGTTCATTCATTCCCATACTCATAGCTATTAAGATTACTACTGTACCTTTTAGTGCATCAAGTATTACTGTTGCGATACCTAGTTTTTTTGCTAAGCTTGGATTTGTTTCTTTTACTACTCTTAGTACATTTGTTGCACCAATTGATTTACTACCTTGAGATTTTATATCAACACCTGCGAAAGTTTTTGCAAGAAGAAGTCCAAAAGGAATAGAACCTATTAAATATGCTGCAAGATAAAATAGCACATTAGGGTTTGTTAAAAAATCCATTTATTACCTTTAATTTGTTGTTTATAGTGAGTTTTCACCTATTTAGTTAAAAGGATTATAACTAAAATTTAGTTATATTATCATTTAAATATGTTTTATTGAAGGTTTATTTTGAATTTAAAAGAAGAGATAATAAAGCTTAAAGAGGAGCTAGATGTAACACTTGTAGCTCATTTTTACCAAAGAGATGAAGTTTTTGAATTAGCAGATATTACAGGTGACTCTTTAGAATTAGCAAAAAAAGCAAAATTAACAGACTCAAAATTTATTGTTTTTTGTGGTGTTGGTTTTATGGGTGAGAGTGTAAAAGTACTTGATCCAAATAAAAGAGTTTTAATGCCAAAAATTGCATGTTGTGCAATGGCAAGAATGATTGATGAAGGTTATTACGAGCAAAATTTAAAACAAATAAATGATGCAGGAATACCAAATGAAAATATTTTACCTATTACATATATTAACTCAAGTGCAAGAGTGAAAGCAAGAGTTGGTGAGATGGGTGGTATGGTTTGTACTTCATCAAATGCTTATAAGATTATTGAAAAAGGTTTAAAGTCTGGCAAAAAAATATTTTTTGTTCCAGATAGATGTTTAGGGCAAAACTTTGCAAAATCTTTAAATCTAAAATCAGCAGTTGTTGGTGATGGAACTGATTTAAAAGAAGCTGATATTATATGTTACAACGGTTTTTGTTCAGTTCATCAGCAGTTTACTGTAGAAGATATAGAGTTTTATAGAAACAAATATCCTGATATTTTAATTGCAGTTCATCCAGAATGTGATCCAAGTATTTGTGATGAGGCTGATTTTGTAGGTTCAACTTCTCAGTTAATTAAATATATTAAAGAGTTACCAGAAGATCAAAAGATTGCAGTGGGAACTGAGTTTAATATGGTAAATAGACTAAGAGAAAAGAATACTTATATTTTAAGTTCTACAAAGCCTGAGTGTCCAACTATGAATGAGACAACATTAGAAGATGTTTACAATACTTTAAAATCAATTAAAGATGACAATATCTCAAAAGAGAATGAAATATTTATTGATGAAGAGACTGTTAAATACGCAAGAGTAGCATTAGAAAGGATGTTTGAAGTATGATAAACATAAAAAAATTTGTTAAAAATGCCATTATAGAAGATAATGGTAGAGGGGATTTATTCTTTGATGTTGCTCCAAAAGGAAGATTTACAGCAAGAGCTATTTCTAAATCTGATGGTATTGTTGCAGGTATTCAGTATGCAAAAGTATTAGCAAGAACTGAAAAATTTGATTGTAAATTTCTTAAAAGAGATGGTGAAGAGATAAAAGCAGGTGAGGTTATAGCTGAACTTGAGGGTAAAGCTTCCGTTTTACTTTCATCTGAGAGAACTTTTTTAAATATGCTTCAACATGCAAGTGGTATTGCAACAGAAGCAAATAAATATGCAAAACTTTTAGAAGGTTATGATGTTGTTTTACTTGATACAAGAAAAACAAGACCTCAATTAAGAGATTTTGAAAAGTATGCAAGTAGAGTAGGTGGTTCTATAAATCACAGACTTGGACTTGATGATTGTTTAATGCTTAAAGATACTCACTTAAGAACTATTAAGGATTTAAAAGGCTTTATTAAAAAAGCAAGAAAAAGAATCTCTTGGGTTACAAAAATAGAGATTGAGTGTGAAACATTTTCGCAAGTAGAAGAGGCTATGGAAGCGGGTGCTGATATAATCATGTGTGATAATATGACTCCTGAACAAATTAAAGATGTAGTTAAATACAGAGATGAAAAATATCCTCATATTTTATTAGAAGCTAGTGGAAATATAAATCTTGATACTATTCAAACTTACGCAAAAACAGGTGTTGATGCAATTAGTAGTGGAAGTATTATACATCAAGCTACATGGTTAGATTTTTCAATGAAGTTTGATTAATAACAAAAAGTATTGTTAACTTTTTGTTATCACAAGTTCAATAGAATTAAAAGCTTAAGCAAAAGGAGAAGGATTGGAAAAAGATTTTATTGTTAGTAATAAAATAGATATGGCTGATTATACAAAAGCCTTAGATTTAATAGAAAAGAGTAAATATATACTTATCATTACTCATGTAAATCCCGACCCTGATTCTATTGGTTCAGCTTTAGCTTTATCAAATTTACTTCATGAAAATAGAATAAAGCATAAAGTATTTAACATAAGTTCTGATTTGCCAGAGAATTTAAATTTTATTGAAAGATTTGACAAAATCACAGATCAGTTGCCTAAGTTTTTTGACTTAGCCATATCTGTTGATTGTGGAACATATAAAAGACTAGGTTTTGAATTAGACCCAAGTATTCCACTTATAAATTTTGATCATCATAAATCAAATAATGGTTTTGGAACTATAAACATAGTTGATTCACAAAAAAGCTCAACAGCTGAAATAGTATATGACTTTTTTAAACACAATGGTTTATATATCACAAAAAATTCTGCAACTGCACTTTATGTGGGGATATATGATGATTCATTGGCATTTTCATTGGGAAGATGTGATGAATTAACTTTTGATAAGGTGAACTTTTTAGTTCAATGCGGAGCAAATCCATCTGCAATTGCAAATAAGCTTTTAAGAAGAGATTCACTAGCAAAATATAGAATCATACCTAAGGTATTAAATAGTTTAGAACTTTACAAAGAAGGTGAAGTCGCATCAATTTATGCAAAAGAACTATGGTTTAAACAAACAGGTGCACACAATAGAGATTGTGAAGATGCCTTAGATATGATTATGAGTATGGCAATTGTAAGAGTTGCAATTTTTGTAAGAGTTGTAAATGGAAGTACGAGAGTATCTCTTCGATCAAAAGGAAAATTTGATGTTGCAAGAATTGCATCAAATTTTGATGGTGGAGGGCATTTAAATGCTGCTGGCTGTGCTATTGATACAATAGATGAGCAAGAAGCAAAAAATTTAGTAATAAAGGAAATTTTTGAGTTTTACAAGTAGAAAAAAGAGTAATAAAGTTAAAAAATTATTAGTATATATTGTTGTTCTTTTAATAGTAGGTATAACAGCCTTTGTTTTTTTATCTCCAACTTTTGAAAAGAATGCTCCTAAAGTAGAATTTTCACAAGATAAGTTTTGGAATTTTAAGAAGCCATTAGAGATTAAGTTTTCAGATGATAATGAAATAAAATCGTATAAAGTTGCATATTTTGATGGAAAAGAGTTAAAAAAACTTGAAACAAAGGTTTTAAATAACAATGGAAAAGAGATTTTAGTAGAAGTTATACCTCCTAAGTTTAATAGACTTCAAACCGCTCCTAAACAAATTGTTTTAAAAACAGAAGTTATTGATAATAGTAAATGGAACTTTTTTAAGGGTAATATAACAAGAGAAGATATTAATATTGATATTGATAGAAAAAATCCAGTTGCAAATGTAATAGCTAATTCTTATTTAATAAGACAAGGTGGAAGTGCTAGTGTTGTTGTTGAAGTAAAAGATGAAAATCTAAAAGATTTTTATATCTCTTTTAATGATGAAGAGAGATTTGAACTTATTCCTTTTTATAAGAAAAACTTTTATATGGCAATTGTTGCTTGGCCAGTTACTATTGAAGAGTTCAAAAGAGTTAATTTAGTTGCAATTGATAAGGCTGGAAACAAAACTACTACAAAAGTACCATATTATATTAAAAACTTAAATGTAAAAGTTGATGATATAAAGATATCTAGTAGTTTTGTAAATAAAGTTAGTAAAAATGTACTTTCTAAAAGTGGATATGATATTCCAGATGGAATAGCAGAAGCTTTTGTAATGGCAAATAAAGACTTAAGAGCCGAAAATGTTAAAATTATAAAAGATGTATCTAGACAAAATTTAGATTATTCAATTGTTACAAGTTTTGATTTAGATGCTTTTAATCAATTAAGAGGTTCAAAGACATTTTCAAGATATGCAGAAAGAAGACACTATTATTATAATGGCAAAAAAATAGATGAAGCTTGGCATTTAGGAATGGACTGGGCTAGTATTAGAAATGCAAAGATTTATGTAACAAACCCTGGAAGAGTTGTATTTAAAGAGTATTTAGGGATCTATGGACACACAGCTATTATTGATCATGGCTTTGGTTTATCTACTCTTTATGCTCATACAAGTAAGTTAAATGTAGAACTAAATGATTTTGTAAATGCAAAAGAACATATTGCAAATACAGGCTCTACTGGAGCAGTATTTGGAGATCATCTTCACTTTGGTGTATTGGTTCAAGGTCTTGAAGTTAATCCTTTAGAATGGATGGATAAAAAGTGGATAGATATTAATATAAAGAAAATTTTAAATCAAGCAAAGAAAGTGATAGATACTAAATGAAACAAAGAACAATAGCTAAAAGTGTTGAAATTGTAGGAGTAGGACTTCACAAAGGAGTTCCAGTTAAAATGAAACTTGAACCATTAGATTCTGATATGGGGATAGTTTTTTATAGAGTGGATGCTGGTGTTACTATACCTTTAGAAATTGATAATGTTGTAGATACTAAAATGGCAACTGTTATTGGGAAAGATGATGTTGTTGTATCTACAATTGAGCATCTTTTATCAGCTGTTTATGCATATGGAATTGATAACCTAAGAGTAGTAATTGATAATGATGAAGTTCCAGTACTTGATGGAAGTTCATCTGGTTATTGTATGTTAATTGAAGAAGCAGGTATAAAAGAGCTTGAAAAATCAAAAAAAGCTATAAAAGTAAAAAAAGAAGTTGAAGTAACGACACCAGAAGGGAAAAGAGTTTGTTTAAAACCATCAAATAGAATCATATATGATTTTCAAATCTCTTTTGAACATCCATCAATAGGTGAGCAAAATTTTCATTTTGATTACTCTATTGCTGAATATAAAGAAAATATTAGTAGAGCTAGAACCTTTGGATTTTTGCATGAGGTGCAATACTTAAGAAGTATTGGTCTTGCAAAAGGTGGTTCTATGGAAAATGCTATTGTATTGGATCAATCAAAGGTTTTAAACCCTGAGGGTTTAAGATACACAGATGAGTTTGTAAGACATAAAATATTAGATGCAATTGGTGATATGGCACTTCTTGGTTATACAATGGTTGGTGAATATGATGCAATTGCTGGAAGCCATCACTTAAATCATCTTTTAACAAAAGAGTTATATAAAGATGAAGCAAATTATGAAATAATTGATTTAGAAGAAGCTAATGAAGAAGCAGAAGTATTTGAACTTGCTTATTCAAAAGTAGAAGTTTAGGACAAAAATTTGACAGAAGTTTTAGTTATTAGTATCTCTAATCCTATTTTAATAGGTATATATAAGAATGAAAATTTAATAAAAGAGTATAAGTTAGAAGGTAAAACTTCTGACTTACTTCCCCAACTATTTGAAAAAATATTAAAAGAGTATGATATAGATAGATTAAACTATGTAAACACACCTGGGTCTTACATGGCGATAAAAGTATCATATGTATTTTTAAAAACTGTAAGTATCACTAAAAATATTGAGTTAAGAGCCTGTAGTGGTTTTGAATTTAATGAAAACTCTCCAATAAAAGCCCTAGGAAAAAAGTACTTTATTCAGGATGAAAATGAAATTAAAGTAGACTTTTTAGAAAAAGATTGTATAATTCGCGACTTTGAATTACCTAAGAGTATAGATAAAATAAATTTTAATAAACAGACATTACCAATTTATAATTTACCTGCTGTTTAAGAAGGAAATAGATGAAAGTAAGCGTTCCAGCTACTAGTGCAAATTTAGGACCAGGGTTTGACTCACTTGGTATTGCAATTACTATGAAAAACCAAGTAATCATTAGACCATCTAAATTTCATAGTGTATCATTAAAAGGAGAGGGTGCTAATAACCCTGTATTAAAAGATAACAATATGTTTATCTCAATTTTTAATGATTTCTATCATAATTTGTCACATAAGAAAAGACATTTTAGATTTGAATTTTTTAATGAAATTCCATTATCAAGAGGTTTAGGAAGCTCTTCTGCTGTTATTGTTTCAGCAATTGCAAGTGCCTATGCTATTGAGGGAATTAAACTTGATAAGAATAAGCTACTAAATCTAGCTTTAGCATATGAAAACCATCCTGATAACATTACACCAGCTGTAATGGGTGGATTTAATGTAGCAACTGTTCAAGACAATGAAGTAAGATATATTAACAAATCAATACCAAAAGCTTTGAAAGCTGTTATTGTTGTTCCAAATAGACCTATTTCTACACAATTATCGAGAAAAACCTTGCCTTTTAAATACTCAAAAGATGATGTAATATTTAATATTTCACATTCATCATTATTAACAGCAGCATTTATGAGTGAAGATTGGAAGATGTTAAGAACAGCATCTTTAGATAAGGTTCACCAAAAATATAGAATGAAACAGATGCCAGAACTTTTTGATGTACAAAAATCTGCACTTAGAAGTGGAGCTTTAATGAGTACTCTTTCAGGTTCAGGATCTACTTTATTTTCTATTTGTTTTGCCGATGATGCAAAGAGAATTGAGAAGGCTTTAAGAAATAGATTTTCACACTTCAAAGTATTTACTAGTGACTTTGATAACACTGGTGTGAAGATAGATTTATAAGTTTTTTGATAAATAAGTATATTTTAGGTATAATAATTGGCTAATTCGAAAAAAACTTTAAGAACTTGTGTTTTTTGTAGAGGTAAATTTGAACAAAAAGAGTTGTTAAGGTTAAAATGTGAAGAAAAGAAAATTGTATTATACAATCACAAAGGTAGAAGTTTTTACATTTGTAGTTGTTGTATAGAGAAAGTACAGTTAGATATTAATCAAAGAGATTATAAAAGATTTGAAAACGCACTATGTAGAGAGTGTAAAAATAAAGATAAGTATGTTCTACAACTTAAGGAGATTTTAGCAGATGTCAGATAAAGTAAGAGTTTATGAAATTGCAGATGAGGCAGGGGCGAGCAGCCAAGAAGTAATAGCGAAAGCGAAAGATTTAAGTATTGAACTTAAGTCGCCTCAGAGTGCAGTTTCTTACGAAGATGCAGAAGAAATTGCAAACTATATAATGACCGGTAAGAGTAAAAAGTTAGCTAAGAAAGCTACACCGGAAACAAAGAAACCTACAGTTAAAAAAGTTGAAAAACCTGTAGAGAACGAAGACTCAAAAGCAGAAGAGAAAAAAGAAGAAGCACCAAAAACGGTTGAAGTAAAAAAGACTGAAAAGAAAGAAGAAGCTATATCTAAACCTATAAATAATGTAGAGAAACCTCAAACTGAAGAAAAAAAAGAAGAAGAGAAAAAAGTAGAGAATAAACCTAAAAAGATTATTCCAAAAAGAAGAGGTCTTAAGATTATTAAGAAGAAAAAGCCAAGACCTGAACCAAAAGAAGAAGTAATAACTCACTCAGCGCCAACTGATAAAGCTAAAATGAAATCACTTAGTGAAATTTTAGGTGCAGATAAAGAAGAGAAAAAATCTACTCCTCAATATAACTCAAATGATGAAGCTGCAAAAAAAGCTAAAGCTAAAAAGAAAAAGCAACCAGCAAAAACACATGTACATGGTAAAAAGCTAGAAGTACAAAGAGATACTAATGATTTCAATAATACTTCAACAGACTCACTTTTAGGTGAAGAAGTTGTTTTACTTGATATGGACTTATCTGATACTTCAAAACTTTTTGAAGAATCAAAACCAAATAATAATAATCAAAACAAACAAGCAAGAGGATCTAAACCTGCAGCATTTGGTAATAGACCTCAAGGTTTAAAAAGAAGAAAAAGAAAGAAAAAAATCAGAAGAGCTGAAGAAGTTGTAGAAGTTACAGAAGTTACAATTCCTGAAGATATTAGAGTTTACGAATTTGCTGAAGCTTGTGGTAAATCAGCATCTGAAGTAATTTCTGTATTATTTGGTCTAGGAATGATGGTTACTAAAAATGACTTCTTAAAACAAGATGAGCTGGAAATTCTTGGTGAAGAGTTTGAAATTGAAGTAACAGTAAAAGATGCTTTAGAAGATGCTAATTATATTGAAGAATATCATGAAGAAGATATTGATGATTCAAACTTTGAAACAAGACCACCAGTAGTTACTATTATGGGTCATGTTGATCATGGTAAAACTTCACTATTAGACAAAATTAGAGAATCTAAGGTTGCAGCAGGTGAAGCTGGTGGTATTACACAACATATTTCTTCTTATACAGTTGAAAAAAATGGTGAAAAAATCACTTTTGTTGATACTCCAGGACATGCCGCGTTCTCTGCTATGAGAGCAAGAGGTGCAAGTGTAACTGATGTTGTAATTATTGTTATTGCAGCTGATGATGGTGTTAAACCACAAACTGAAGAAGTTATTTCTCATGCAAAAGCTTCTGGATGTCCTATTATTGTTGCAGTAAACAAAATAGACAAAGAAGCAGCTAATATTGACATGGTTAAATCACAAATGGCAGAGAGAGATATGACTCCTGTTGATTGGGGTGGAGATATTGAGTTTATTGGAGTATCAGCTAAAACTGGTGCTGGAATTGACGATTTACTAGAAAATATATTACTTCAATCTGAAATCTTAGAACTTAAAGCTGATCCAACTGCAAAAGCAAAAGCTACTGTTGTTGAGTCTTTACTTGAAAAAGGTAGAGGTCCAGTTGCTACTATTATTGTTGAAAATGGTACTTTAAGAGTTGGTGATAATATTGTTTGTGATACTACATATGGTAGAGTAAAAGCAATTACTAATGATATGGGTAAACCTGTAAAAGAGTTAGGTTTATCTGAAACAGGTTCTGTTCTAGGATTAAGTGATGTTCCTGCAGCTGGTGCTATTATGGTTGCACAAGATTCTGATAAAGAAGCTAAAGATATCGCTACTAAAAGAGCTGAGCATGAAAGAGCAAAAGAATTATCTAAGTCTACTAAAGTTTCTCTTGAAGAGATGAGTGGATTAATTGCAGAAGGTAAAATCAAACAACTTCCAGTAATTATTAAAACTGATGTTGGTGGTTCACTTGAAGCTATTAAAGGTTCATTAGAAAAAATTGCTAATGATGAAGTAAAAGTAAAAGTTATTCATGCTGCTGTTGGTGGTATTACTGAATCTGACTTAGTTTTAGCAAGTGCATCTGAGGGTTGTATTATCTTAGGATTTAATGTAAGACCAACTGGTTCTGTTAAGTCAAAAGCAAAAGCTGATGGTATCACAATAAATACTTACTCAATTATTTATGATTTACTTGATGATATTAAAGATACATTATCAGGTATGATGAGTGGTGTTATTAGAGAAGAAAATACTGGTCAAGCAGAGGTTAGAGATACATTTGTTGTTCCTAAAGTTGGTACAGTTGCAGGTTGTATCGTAACTGATGGTAAAGTAATCAGAGGTGGAATGGCAAGAATCATTAGAGATGGTGTTGTTACTTATACAGGTAAAATTTCATCACTTAAGAGATTTAAAGATGATGTTAAAGAAGTATCTAATGGTTACGAGTGTGGTGTAATGTTTGAGAAATTCAATGATATCCAAGTTGGTGATTTTGTTGAGACATTCATTCAAATTGAAGAAAAAGTTTCTATTGACGATAAATAATGAAAAGTATTAATCTACAAAGAACTGAATCTTTACTGATGGAGCTTATACCAGAAGCTCTATCAAGTATGGCTGATGAAAGAATAAGATCTCTACCTATTACAGGTGTAAACTGTAAAAATGGTAAGTATGATGCAATTGTATATTTTGATGGAAGTGATTACGATAAAAATGAAATCAATCAAATTATCTCACTTCTTAAAAAAGCTAATGGTAGAATGAAGTCTCATGTTTTAGCAAGTACAGGTTGGTATAAATGTCCTAACTTTAAATTTGTTAATGATACTTCACTTGAACAATCACGAAATATTGAAGCACTTTTTGCTAAAATAAGTAAAGATAAAAAAGAAGAAGAGTAATGAGTTTAGAAGAATCAATTAAATTAGCTGTTGAGAGTTTAGATGCTCAACTTTATGATATTGTAACTACAAAAGAAAATGATAGAAATATTTATAGAGTTTTAGTTACTGCTAAAGGTGGTATAAACTTAGATAAATGTGCTGAAATATCAAGAATGATTTCACCTATTTTAGATGTTGAAGAGCCAATGAGTGGAGTTTATAATTTAGAAGTTAGCTCACCTGGAATTGAGAGAAAACTTAGAACAAAAGATCATTTTAAAGCCTCAATAGGGGATAAAGTGAAAATAAAAGATATTGCTACAGAAACTTATAAAGGTGAACTTTTAAGTGCTGATGACAATAAAATACTTATTAAAACTGAATTTGGTGAAGAAGAAGTTGAATATGATTCAATTCTTTCTGCATCTACTTATTTTGAATGGTAATAGATTTTAATCTATTACTATTTTTTACAAAACTAATCTAACTATTTATTTAGCCTTCTTAATATATACTTCTTTCAAATATAAACAATTATTGGAAGTAAAATATGAAAATTAATGATAACTTTTTTATGAAATTAGCAATTGATGAAGCATGGAAATATCAATTTATAAGTTTCCCTAACCCTGCTGTTGGATGTGTTGTTGTAAAAGGTGAAAGTGAAATACTAGCAATTGAGGCACATAAAGAAGCTGGACAGGCTCATGCTGAAGTAAATGCACTAAAAGCTGCATTTTTAAAATATTATCCTAATGATATTTTAAAAACAAAAAGTAGTTCAAAACAAATACATGAGTATTTAATCAAAAATCACAATGGTTTTTTTAATGATTGTAAAGTTTATGTAACACTTGAACCTTGTAACCATGAGGGTAAAACACCTGCATGCGCTAATTTATTAAAAGAATTAAAACCACAAAAAGTAATAGTAGCTCATGAAGATTTAAATAACATAGCTAAGGGAGGCTGTGAGACTCTTAAAAATGTAAATATAGATATAGATATAGGATGTATGAAAAAAGAAGCCTATGAGCTTTTATATCCATTTTTGAAGTGGAATAGTGGTACATTTATTTTTTATAAGATGGCTCAAACTTTAAATGGCAGTATTGATGGAAGTATTTCATCAAATTCAGCTAAAGCATATGTGCATACGCTAAGAGACAAAATTGATTTAATGTTGATTGGAGGAAATACAGTCCGAACTGATATGCCAACACTTGATGCAAGATATATAGCAGGACGTGCCCCAGATGTTTTTATATATAGTAAAAACAAAGTATTTGATACAAACATACCTTTATTTAAAATACCAAATAGAAAAGTACATATAAGTGATGATTTATTTAAATTACTTGATTATAAATTTGTAATGGTTGAGGGAACATATAATTTGCTTGATACCTTAAAAGATAGATTAGATTATATTGTTTTATTGGTAAACCCAAAAATAAGAAATGGTGCTAATGCTTTAAATGAAATTGATATTGATTTTGAAATAGTTCATGAAAACTATATAGGTGAAGAAAAGATTATGTTCTTAAAGCGAAAGAGTTAATATAAATTATTATTGAAACTTTTAATATTTGTTGTTAGAAACAAGAGAAAGATTTTTTTGATGAAGGAGCTTACAGGTGTAAGTGACTGAAGATAAGAAATCTTTATCGCAGTTTATAGCGATAAAGATTAATAGTTTATTTAACTTTTTCTAAGTACTCACCAGTTCTTGTATCACATTTAATAGAATCACCTTCTAGAATGTGAAAAGGAATCTGTACAACAGCACCTGATTCTAAAGTAGCAGGTTTTCTACCACCTTGAGAATCACCTTTAAAGTTAGGTGGAGTTTCTACAATTTTTAGTTCAACAGTCA includes the following:
- the ribD gene encoding bifunctional diaminohydroxyphosphoribosylaminopyrimidine deaminase/5-amino-6-(5-phosphoribosylamino)uracil reductase RibD, whose translation is MKINDNFFMKLAIDEAWKYQFISFPNPAVGCVVVKGESEILAIEAHKEAGQAHAEVNALKAAFLKYYPNDILKTKSSSKQIHEYLIKNHNGFFNDCKVYVTLEPCNHEGKTPACANLLKELKPQKVIVAHEDLNNIAKGGCETLKNVNIDIDIGCMKKEAYELLYPFLKWNSGTFIFYKMAQTLNGSIDGSISSNSAKAYVHTLRDKIDLMLIGGNTVRTDMPTLDARYIAGRAPDVFIYSKNKVFDTNIPLFKIPNRKVHISDDLFKLLDYKFVMVEGTYNLLDTLKDRLDYIVLLVNPKIRNGANALNEIDIDFEIVHENYIGEEKIMFLKRKS
- the rimP gene encoding ribosome maturation factor RimP; this encodes MSLEESIKLAVESLDAQLYDIVTTKENDRNIYRVLVTAKGGINLDKCAEISRMISPILDVEEPMSGVYNLEVSSPGIERKLRTKDHFKASIGDKVKIKDIATETYKGELLSADDNKILIKTEFGEEEVEYDSILSASTYFEW
- the infB gene encoding translation initiation factor IF-2, which encodes MSDKVRVYEIADEAGASSQEVIAKAKDLSIELKSPQSAVSYEDAEEIANYIMTGKSKKLAKKATPETKKPTVKKVEKPVENEDSKAEEKKEEAPKTVEVKKTEKKEEAISKPINNVEKPQTEEKKEEEKKVENKPKKIIPKRRGLKIIKKKKPRPEPKEEVITHSAPTDKAKMKSLSEILGADKEEKKSTPQYNSNDEAAKKAKAKKKKQPAKTHVHGKKLEVQRDTNDFNNTSTDSLLGEEVVLLDMDLSDTSKLFEESKPNNNNQNKQARGSKPAAFGNRPQGLKRRKRKKKIRRAEEVVEVTEVTIPEDIRVYEFAEACGKSASEVISVLFGLGMMVTKNDFLKQDELEILGEEFEIEVTVKDALEDANYIEEYHEEDIDDSNFETRPPVVTIMGHVDHGKTSLLDKIRESKVAAGEAGGITQHISSYTVEKNGEKITFVDTPGHAAFSAMRARGASVTDVVIIVIAADDGVKPQTEEVISHAKASGCPIIVAVNKIDKEAANIDMVKSQMAERDMTPVDWGGDIEFIGVSAKTGAGIDDLLENILLQSEILELKADPTAKAKATVVESLLEKGRGPVATIIVENGTLRVGDNIVCDTTYGRVKAITNDMGKPVKELGLSETGSVLGLSDVPAAGAIMVAQDSDKEAKDIATKRAEHERAKELSKSTKVSLEEMSGLIAEGKIKQLPVIIKTDVGGSLEAIKGSLEKIANDEVKVKVIHAAVGGITESDLVLASASEGCIILGFNVRPTGSVKSKAKADGITINTYSIIYDLLDDIKDTLSGMMSGVIREENTGQAEVRDTFVVPKVGTVAGCIVTDGKVIRGGMARIIRDGVVTYTGKISSLKRFKDDVKEVSNGYECGVMFEKFNDIQVGDFVETFIQIEEKVSIDDK
- the rbfA gene encoding 30S ribosome-binding factor RbfA, producing the protein MKSINLQRTESLLMELIPEALSSMADERIRSLPITGVNCKNGKYDAIVYFDGSDYDKNEINQIISLLKKANGRMKSHVLASTGWYKCPNFKFVNDTSLEQSRNIEALFAKISKDKKEEE